TCTGCGGATAATGCAATTATCATTAACAACCTGGGAGATCTGGGCGCAGCTGTGAACGCAACTGTCAGCCAATCTTCGGTTACCATTCCGAATCAGAACATTACTGCATCAGGATTTGCGGTATCGGTCAATGGTAGCGGTTCTATTAATGGCAATTTGCTGATCATCAATTATTCCTACAACTTCTCCGGTGGAGGAGAGACTTGCAGTATGAACAGCACCAAACGCTAATTCTTTGCAAAAAAATAACCAGGGCCATACAGGACCGGGGTGTTAAAGCGCTGAAAAAAGGCTTCACCTCTGGCTTGTATGGCCTTTTTTATTTCTTCAAAAAACGGCTGCTGATCCAGCTTCTCAGCGGAACATCATATAGCTTCAGGCTGGCGTAGGCAAGAACTATGGAAGAGAGCAAAACAACTACCGCAACCGGCATTGCATCAGGTATAGAAACCTTTCCCTCATACACCCAGGCTGTGTAGGTGTATATCAACGGGTAGTGGGTGATGTATATCGGATAGGAAATATCTCCCAAAAACCGGCATAATCTGGTCGCAAACTTTCCCTTCACCTCTCCGCTTGCGCCCACATATACTATCAGCGGAAAAAGCAAGATGATGCTCAGCGAATCGTAAAGCCCGTTCATCCACAGATGTTCGCTCCCACCGATTCGGGGTATGGTCAGCACAGCGACAACCAACACACTGCTCAGGAGAAAGGCATATCTGATGTTTGATAATGTCGCCACACGAAATAAAAACATTCCCGCCAGAAATGGATACAACATCCTTATAAAACCGATACGGAGTTGGGTTGGCTCCAGTGCCCAGCCACCTACGACATCCCCGTTGGGACCGGCGACGGCAAGATGTATCAACATCGCACCGGCGATAAAAACCAGCACAGCCAGCACTTTATTGGAAAGTCTCCGGAGAAAAAATGCATAGAGAATATTGGCGATGTACTCAAAGAAAAGCGACCAGGCAGGGCCGTCGAGCGGGTGCATTTCTGCCCAGCCTCTGATGTCCATGGATATGGGGAGCGGCAACAGGGTAAAACCCAATAACATGACGAGCAGCATATTCCATACGGGCACTTCGCTGATTCGCGGCCAGAGGCTGCCTGCCTGAAAATAAAACGCAACTGCCCCTACCACCATACCCAGAATAATCATCGGATGCAGTCTGATGAGGCGGCGTATAAAGAAGTCTTTGATCGACATTTTACCCCATCGATCGTCATAGGCATAGGCAATCACAAAACCGGAAAGGAGGTAGAAAAAATCTACTGCCAGATAACCGTGGTTGATGATTTGATCGAGATGGCTGGTGGCATGCGCCTCCAGGAGATGGAAGATCACCACCATAATAGCGGCCACGCCGCGAAGCCCGTCCAATATTTCGTAGTGTTTTTTGGAATCGGGATAAGCAGAAAGCTGAGTTTTCTCCAAGGGCTGTTGTTTTATCACAGCAGGTAACTACCTGCGGCGGCAATGTCTCCAAAAATCGCCATTCTTACAATGGATTTTGTTCTCTCAGCTAGTTTCTTTTCCTTCGTGATTGCAAAAAACAACGCTATATGGGAATCTTCTTTCCAGACCAACGATGGACCAGTGAGGGAGAGCCCGAACTCGGTGTAGGGGTGGTCTCCAAAATAACCAAAGGCCGGGTAGAAATTTATTTTCCGGCTGCCGATGCGACCAGGCTGTATTCCGAAGAAACCGCCCCCCTTCGCAGGGTGATTTTTAAACCCGGAGATACCGTTGTGGATACCCATAAGCGCCCGCTGCTGATTGAAAGAGTAAAGCAGGATGGAAACCTGCTCATCTATATCGGATCGGGGCGGAACTTGTCTGAAGCTGACCTTGGCGATGTTTCTGTCAAACACGGCGTAGATGATCGCCTTTTTATGGGGGATGTGGATACTCCCGCATTGTTTGCCCTTCGCAGAAGAACCCTTCAATACGATCATAACCGGAGAATCTCGCCTGTCAGCGGATTTGTCGGTGGCCGTATCGATCTTATTCCCCACCAGCTTTACATCGCCCACCAGGTAAGTACACGTTATGCGCCTCGCGTCCTGTTGTCGGACGAGGTGGGGCTTGGGAAAACCATAGAGGCCTGCCTCATTCTCCACCGGCTGCTCCTGAGCGGGCGAATTTCACGGGTATTGATTCTCGTTCCCGAGTCGCTGGTTCACCAGTGGTTTATCGAAATCCTCCGCCGGTTTAATCTGTGGTTTCACATCTTCGATGAGGCCCGTTGTGCTTCCGTTGAAGCTGGTGCACCAGATGGAAATCCATTCCTGGCCAATCAGCTCATCATTTGCAGTACAGTATTTTTGGCTGGTTCGGACCTTCGGGCACGGCAGGCGCTGGCAGCCAACTGGGACATGCTCATCGTAGACGAAGCTCATCACCTCGAATGGTCGGTGGAAAAAACAAGTCCGGAATACGACGTGGTGGATCAGTTGAGCAAAGTGGCAAAAGTATTATTGCTCCTGACTGCAACCCCCGAACAACTGGGGCTGGAAAGTCATTTTGCCCGGCTGAGATTGCTCGACCCTGACAGATACCCCGACTTTGAGACTTTTAAAAATGAGGCTCTGGACCATAAAAAGATCGCAGATATTGTCGAAGGGCTTTCTGCCGGAAAACAACTTCCCGCCCCGGATAAAAAACTCCTGGAATCCCTTGTTGGAAAAGAACGGATGGCATCTGCCCTTGAGGGCGACGATTTTTCCCGGAATAACCTCATTGAAGATTTGCTCGACCAGCACGGACCAGGCCGTGTGATATTTCGCAATACCC
The DNA window shown above is from Bacteroidia bacterium and carries:
- a CDS encoding acyltransferase, with product MEKTQLSAYPDSKKHYEILDGLRGVAAIMVVIFHLLEAHATSHLDQIINHGYLAVDFFYLLSGFVIAYAYDDRWGKMSIKDFFIRRLIRLHPMIILGMVVGAVAFYFQAGSLWPRISEVPVWNMLLVMLLGFTLLPLPISMDIRGWAEMHPLDGPAWSLFFEYIANILYAFFLRRLSNKVLAVLVFIAGAMLIHLAVAGPNGDVVGGWALEPTQLRIGFIRMLYPFLAGMFLFRVATLSNIRYAFLLSSVLVVAVLTIPRIGGSEHLWMNGLYDSLSIILLFPLIVYVGASGEVKGKFATRLCRFLGDISYPIYITHYPLIYTYTAWVYEGKVSIPDAMPVAVVVLLSSIVLAYASLKLYDVPLRSWISSRFLKK